Genomic segment of Paenibacillus polymyxa:
TATAGAAAAAGTGTAGCTAATACAATTAATCCGAGTATTACATACAAACCACTATATCCTGTAGCTGGAATTATCAAACCGATAATCGATGGGCCAAATCCGTTCCCTAGATCATAGAATATAAAGAACGTCGCAGTTGCTAAGCCAACTCGGTGAGGTTCGGCTAAATTGATGGCTATGGCTTGAGTTATGGAAGAAATATTACCAAATCCCAGAGCAACTAATGCTCCTACCAATAACAATGTAAAGCTACTGTTAACTGAGCTTAAAAGAAGCATCCCTACTCCATATATAATAAGAGCCGGATATATGATAATGTTAGCACCTTTTTTGTCCATTATTCGTCCTGTAAAAGGTCGTGATATTAAGACAAAAACAGTATATACCATAAAGAAGAAACTTGCTGTGTCTATTAACCCTAACTCCAAAGCATAAATATTTAAATATGAAACTATGCCGGAAAAACAAAAAGTCATGAAAAAAATAATAATTGCTATCGGCATTACTTTTGGCTCAACAAAGTCAGAGATTTTTATTCCCTTTTTATTGTTCTTCTCAGTCTTGTACGTTGCGGGAAACTTCAGAAAAAATGCGATTACTAAGCTAAAAATTCCAAGCAATAGACTTAAAGAAAAAATCATTTCAAAGTTTGAGTTTTGACTCAAAACTAAACCAATAAATGGACCGATTCCTGTGGCCAAGGCCGTACTAATTGCAAAATAACTTATCCCTTCACCTTTTCGTGGTGCAGGAAGGCTAAATACAACAACCGTACTCACAATTGTAGATATAATACCCACTGTGATACCGTTTAAAAGCCGATTTAATATGAGAAAGTTAACATTAAGATGAACGAAATAAAGTAATGTTGTTAAAATTAATAAAAACAAGCTGGTCATCAAGATTTTTTTGGAATGTATAAGACGTCCTGTAGACAAACGCCCTAATAATGAACCGATAATAAAAATACCTGCGACGATACCAGCTTGGCCGGTTGATGCATCAAATTCATTAATTGCATAAAGAGTGATTGTCGCGTTTAATAAAAAGAAAATTAATGTCATAATGAAATTGACAGACGAAAGAATAATAAAGTTTTTCGTCCACAATTTAGGATTCGTTTGGTTCACAGCATATTCTCCTGTCTGTAGATTTTGGTAAATACTTGATATGCAAGTGAGCTAATATTCTGCATTAAAGGAATAAATAACTTGTTATAAAAATTCATAATAAAATGAGACCCATATGAAGGTCTCATATTATTTGAACAACACAATCTCCAATGCGACTCATATTCCAACCTTTCGCAGTGCACATTAAAAAGTGTACGATTCGCCGTCTTCGGGAACTAATAAATTAGAGGTGAATCCCTTTTCTTCTCCAAAGCTTTTTAGTTCTTTTCTAGATAATGTCCAATGATTAACTGCTTCCATATGGACTGAGATAATTTTGGCGTTAGGAGCCGCCTTATGCACCTCGTAAACATCTTCTTTGCCCATTATAAGTGAGCCCAAATCATGCCAACTATTATTTCCAGCGTTCAACACGATAATCTCAGGAGTGTGGGAAATGATTTCTTTTTCGACACCTTCATACCATACTGTATCTCCGGCTAGGTATAACGTCTTCTCGTTGGCATGTTTGAAGACAACACCACATACCTGACCCATCATTTTTAATAAATCTTTCCCTCTGCCGTGCTCGCCTTTTGTTTTAATTAACTGAATACCTTCAAAAAGCGTATCTTCAGCAAGTACTTCTACTTGTTGAAAACCGTCACTTTCAACTTGTTTAGCATCTTCTTCGTTTTGTACAAAAACTTTAGTGCCTTTTGGAAGCACTGCTTTTGCTATATCATCGTAGTGATCTAGATGCAAATGAGTCAGAATAACAGCATCGACATCCTTAATGATGTCGTTAACGGACATTGGCAAATCAATTATAGGATTTCTCAAATCCTCTCTGATCCCCGCCGGGAATGGACCATACAGACCTTTGTACGCAAGTAATGGATCGACTAGGAACTTTTTACCTGCATAGTGAACAATGATTGTTGCATTTCGAACTTGTTGAATGTGCATATTTATATATAATTCTCCTTCTGTTTTTTTAATTTTGTTTCTTGACAATGATAAGTTTATACTAGATGTAACCTTCAAATACACAGATTAAATAAAGTGTATTGGTCTTTTTACTTTATTTTTTAAAGGAGATGCGTTTTATTTGGATCAAACAGATAAACGAATTATTGAAGAGCTGAGTCAAAATAGTCGAATTACCATGAAAGAATTAGGGGAAAGAGTGCACCTAACTGGACCTGCAGCAGCAGCCCGGGTAGAAAAACTTGAGGATACTGGAGTTATAGAGGGATACAGCATTAAAGTTAATCACGCAAAATTAGGATGTTTTACGTATGCATTTCTAAATATTTATATTAAAGATACACACCATCAACCATTTCTTTCATTCATTCATTCTAAAGAGGATCACATCCTAAATAATTACAAAATAAGCGGTGATGGATGCTATCTGCTTGAATGTAGGTTTCCAAGTAATGAAGCGTTAAACCAATTTTTATTAGAGTTAAACAATTACGCTAACTACAAATTATCCATTGTAATCGAGAAAACCTTGTAAAAAAGAACGTACAAAGAAACTTTTATTTCTGAGAAACGAACCCATCAGAAAAAGATCCACCCTTAAAAAGAGTATATTAAGAAGGTTTTTAAACTAACCTGCCCGTTAGCCTAGTCCCCATGAATAAATAAAAGTTCCGAATTATTTATTTTTGTATATGGAACTTCGAGTTATTTGAGACACATATTGTCTAACATATACAGCTTGGATATACTTATTTCAAGCGCTAAGTTCCGTTACTCAC
This window contains:
- a CDS encoding Lrp/AsnC family transcriptional regulator, translated to MDQTDKRIIEELSQNSRITMKELGERVHLTGPAAAARVEKLEDTGVIEGYSIKVNHAKLGCFTYAFLNIYIKDTHHQPFLSFIHSKEDHILNNYKISGDGCYLLECRFPSNEALNQFLLELNNYANYKLSIVIEKTL
- a CDS encoding MBL fold metallo-hydrolase, with translation MHIQQVRNATIIVHYAGKKFLVDPLLAYKGLYGPFPAGIREDLRNPIIDLPMSVNDIIKDVDAVILTHLHLDHYDDIAKAVLPKGTKVFVQNEEDAKQVESDGFQQVEVLAEDTLFEGIQLIKTKGEHGRGKDLLKMMGQVCGVVFKHANEKTLYLAGDTVWYEGVEKEIISHTPEIIVLNAGNNSWHDLGSLIMGKEDVYEVHKAAPNAKIISVHMEAVNHWTLSRKELKSFGEEKGFTSNLLVPEDGESYTF
- a CDS encoding MFS transporter, with amino-acid sequence MNQTNPKLWTKNFIILSSVNFIMTLIFFLLNATITLYAINEFDASTGQAGIVAGIFIIGSLLGRLSTGRLIHSKKILMTSLFLLILTTLLYFVHLNVNFLILNRLLNGITVGIISTIVSTVVVFSLPAPRKGEGISYFAISTALATGIGPFIGLVLSQNSNFEMIFSLSLLLGIFSLVIAFFLKFPATYKTEKNNKKGIKISDFVEPKVMPIAIIIFFMTFCFSGIVSYLNIYALELGLIDTASFFFMVYTVFVLISRPFTGRIMDKKGANIIIYPALIIYGVGMLLLSSVNSSFTLLLVGALVALGFGNISSITQAIAINLAEPHRVGLATATFFIFYDLGNGFGPSIIGLIIPATGYSGLYVILGLIVLATLFLYYMLYGKKEGKIQNQVVN